From a single Solenopsis invicta isolate M01_SB chromosome 4, UNIL_Sinv_3.0, whole genome shotgun sequence genomic region:
- the LOC105200131 gene encoding tRNA-uridine aminocarboxypropyltransferase 1: protein MTEHTVEIPTDELSELEEKQRMIDRAPFDGLKIKDTSTLELVQFRSTCNLCHKSRKFFCYSCYHPVIPRLYYPQVKLPIKIDIIKHSREIDGKSTAVHAAILAPTDVKIYTYPDFPETLNKEDTVLVFPCKDSMKNLSVEDLFTREEKKCNASVKTPETVFPIKRAIFIDSTWQQTKSIYKDQRLRELPCVILKSRISQFWRHQKKSPRWYLATIEAIHQFLVELHTCALGVDEDYDKFDSSVTNYLDKDVINSEEMMQKYNGQYDNLLYFFKFMYDKIHSMYNHNKLQAYKRPLA, encoded by the exons ATGACGGAGCACACCGTCGAAATTCCTACCGACGAATTGTCGGAGTTGGAGGAGAAACAGAGAATGATCGATAGAGCGCCTTTTGatggattaaaaattaaagataccagCACATTAGAGCTGGTCCAATTTAGAAGTACATGCAATTTGTGTCACAAGTCACGGAAATTCTTCTGCTACTCCTGTTATCATCCTGTCATCCCACGCTTATATTATCCACAAGTGAAG CTACCAATTAAAATCGACATTATTAAGCATTCTCGCGAGATAGATGGCAAAAGCACAGCTGTCCATGCTGCAATACTTGCGCCAACTGATGTAAAAATCTATACGTATCCGGATTTTCCAGAGACATTAAATAAAGAAGAT ACTGTATTGGTTTTTCCTTGCAAAGATAGCATGAAGAATTTAAGTGTTGAGGATCTTTTTacaagagaagagaaaaaatgcAATGCCTCAGTGAAAACACCTGAGACTGTGTTTCCTATAAAAAGAGCCATTTTCATTGATAGCACATGGCAACAAACAAAATCAATATACAAAGACCAAAGATTGAGAG AACTACCTTGTGTCATATTAAAGTCAAGGATTTCTCAATTTTGGCGTCATCAAAAGAAAAGTCCGAGATGGTATTTAGCAACAATTGAAGCAATTCATCAGTTTTTAGTGGAATTACACACATGTGCCCTTGGAGTGGATGAAGATTATGATAAGTTTGATTCATCGGTAACAAATTATTTAGACAAAGATGTAATCAATAGTGAAGAGATGATGCAGAAGTACAATGGACAGTATGACAATCTTTTATACTTCTTTAAGTTTATGTATGACAAAATTCATTCCATGTACAATCACAATAAGTTACAGGCTTATAAAAGACCACTCGCATaa
- the LOC105200130 gene encoding adiponectin receptor protein translates to MLHYEDAILEAKEKEENLPELEGVRHRIPWSERVLLNSEIPGLHEVKELLDDDASCLGEEEDGVGCPLPSTPEDDHLLDCEMTEVLKAGVLSDEIDLGALAHNAAEQAEEFVRKVWEASWKQCHFRNLPRWLQDNDFLHAGHRPPLPSFYACFKSIFRIHTETGNIWTHLLGCVAFIGIAIFFLTQPPIEIQLEEKLVFGTFFAGAIICLGMSFAFHTVHCHSECVGKLFSKLDYCGIAMLIMGSFVPWLYYGFYCDYQPKLIYLSVVVVLGITSIVVSLWERFGEPNYRPLRAGVFMGFGLSGVIPAVHYAVAEGWFKAISQASLGWLILMGCLYILGALFYALRVPERFFPGKFDIWFQSHQIFHVLVIAAAFVHYHGITEMAMHRMTIGDCTNPSQVLAF, encoded by the exons ATGTTACACTACGAGGACGCCATATTGGAAgccaaagagaaagaagagaatttACCAGAATTAGAAGGAGTGCGACATCGTATACCATGGAGCGAACGTGTATTATTAAATAGCGAGATACCTGGTTTACACGAGGTTAAAGAATTATTAGATGATGACGCAAGTTGCCTGGGGGAAGAGGAGGATGGGGTCGGCTGTCCGTTGCCTTCGACGCCGGAAGATGATCATCTTCTGGATTGTGAG aTGACTGAAGTGTTGAAGGCAGGAGTACTGAGTGATGAAATTGATCTAGGTGCACTAGCGCATAATGCAGCAGAGCAGGCCGAGGAATTTGTCCGAAAG GTATGGGAGGCATCATGGAAACAGTGTCACTTTAGAAATCTGCCGAGATGGTTGCAAGATAATGATTTCTTACATGCTGGCCACAGGCCACCATTACCCTCGTTTTATGCgtgttttaaaagtattttccgAATTCATACAGAAACCGGCAATATCTGGACACATTTACTAG GCTGCGTTGCCTTTATTGGTATAgctatattttttctaacacAGCCTCCTATAGAAATTCAATTGGAAGAGAAATTGGTATTTGGTACCTTCTTTGCTGGTGCTATAATTTGCCTAGGAATGTCATTTGCCTTTCACACAGTTCATTGCCACAGTGAATGTGTGGGAAAGCTATTTTCAAAGTTAGATTATTGTGGCATAGCTATGCTTATTATGGGTAGTTTTGTACCATGGCTTTATTACGGATTTTATTGCGACTATCAACCCAAGTTAATATATCTGTCTGTGGTGGTTGTCCTTGGTATAACCAGTATTGTGGTTTCATTGTGGGAACGATTCGGTGAACCAAACTATCGTCCACTTAGAGCTGGAGTTTTTATGGGTTTTGGACTTAGTGGG GTAATACCAGCTGTACATTACGCAGTTGCCGAGGGTTGGTTCAAGGCGATTAGCCAAGCATCTCTTGGATGGTTAATATTAATGGGATGTTTGTACATATTAGGCGCGTTATTTTATGCTTTAAGGGTACCTGAACGTTTTTTCCCAGGAAAATTCGACATTTGG tttcaGAGTCATCAAATCTTCCATGTATTAGTAATTGCAGCTGCTTTTGTTCATTACCATGGCATTACGGAAATGGCAATGCATAGAATGACAATAGGCGACTGCACAAATCCATCGCAGGTGTTGGCTTTTTAA